Proteins encoded in a region of the Vicia villosa cultivar HV-30 ecotype Madison, WI linkage group LG5, Vvil1.0, whole genome shotgun sequence genome:
- the LOC131604948 gene encoding uncharacterized protein LOC131604948, whose protein sequence is MTNLIIWDEAPMANRFCFESLDKSLKDIMSGSPHASDKIFGGKVVVFGGDFRQILPVIPRGTRSDIIHATINSSYIWDHCRVLKLTKNMCLQTGATDSTTNDIRTFSEWIVKIGDGTMCEPNNGYADICIPDEFLISNFSDPIKAIVEDTHPDIIHNYLDYNYLQSRAILASTIEVVDDINQYITNLLPGEEREYFSSDSIDKSDATKFDAYEHVTPEFLNALKTSGLPNHSIRLKVGATIMLMRNLDQSEGLCNGTRLTVTRLAGHVIEAKIIYGKKFGNIIYIPRMYLSPSQSPWPFKLVKRQFPIMVSFAMTINKSQGQSLDIVGLYLPKEVSSHGQLYVAISRVKSKKGLKILIHDKDKEPMTTTTNVVFKEVFQNI, encoded by the exons ATGACAAATCTAATCATATGGGATGAGGCTCCTATGGCTAACAGGTTTTGCTTTGAGTCTCTCGACAAATCCTTAAAAGATATTATGAGTGGAAGTCCACATGCATCTGATAAAATATTTGGAGGTAAGGTTGTTGTGTTTGGTGGTGACTTCAGACAAATTCTCCCTGTTATACCAAGAGGTACTAGATCTGATATTATCCATGCAACAATCAATTCTTCCTATATTTGGGATCACTGTAGAGTCTTGAAGCTTACAAAAAACATGTGCTTACAAACTGGTGCAACTGATTCTACTACTAATGACATAAGGACCTTTTCAGAGTGGATTGTAAAAATTGGAGATGGGACCATGTGTGAGCCAAATAATGGTTATGCTGATATTTGTATTCCAGATgagtttttaatttcaaatttttctGATCCGATTAAGGCAATTGTCGAGGATACACACCCTGATATCAttcataactatcttgattaCAACTATCTTCAAAGTCGTGCAATCTTAGCTTCAACAATTGAAGTAGTGGATGATATCAACCAATATATCACAAACCTTCTTCCAG GAGAAGAGAGAGAATACTTTAGTAGTGATTCTATAGATAAATCTGATGCTACTAAGTTTGATGCATATGAGCATGTCACACCGGAGTTCTTAAATGCTCTTAAAACTTCTGGATTGCCTAATCATTCAATCAGGTTGAAAGTTGGGGCCACAATAATGTTGATGCGCAATCTAGATCAGTCTGAAGGGTTGTGCAATGGTACACGACTCACTGTAACCAGGCTTGCAGGTCATGTCATTGAAGCTAAGatcatttatggaaaaaaatttggTAACATCATTTATATTCCAAGAATGTATTTGTCCCCCTCACAATCACCATGGCCATTCAAATTGGTGAAACGCCAATTcccaattatggtttcatttgccATGACAATTAACAAGTCTCAAGGACAATCTCTGGATATTGTTGGTTTGTATTTGCCAAAAGAAGTTTCTAGTCATGGTCAATTATATGTGGCTATCTCTAGAGTTAAATCCAAAAAGGGATTGAAAATTCTTATTCATGACAAAGATAAAGAACCAATGACAACCACCACTAATGTTGTGTTCAAAGAAGTGTTCCAAAACATATGA
- the LOC131601804 gene encoding uncharacterized protein LOC131601804, with protein MEFPSIPNLFLLLSFSILFLSSLHVQAKVTFKYCDKKEDYPVKVTGVEILPNPVVSGNPANFKISATSGKALYGGDVVIGVSYVGVPVHSETIDLCQEVSCPVANGNFVISHTQTLPSITPPGPYALKMTLKDDKGDLLTCIKFNFKIVFGSLVSDV; from the exons ATGGAGTTTCCTTCTATTCCCAATCTCTTCCTTCTTCTCTCCTTCTCAATCCTCTTCCTTTCATCTCTTCACGTTCAAGCTAAAGTTACTTTCAAGTATTGCG ATAAGAAGGAAGATTATCCTGTCAAGGTGACTGGAGTTGAAATATTACCAAACCCTGTGGTCAGTGGAAACCCAGCCAATTTCAAGATCTCAGCTACCTCTG GTAAGGCTCTTTATGGTGGAGATGTGGTAATTGGAGTTTCCTATGTTGGTGTGCCTGTCCATTCTGAAACCATTGATCTATGTCAGGAAGTATCTTGTCCCGTTGCTAATGGAAATTTTGTGATTTCTCACACCCAAACACTGCCTTCAATTACTCCACCG GGACCTTATGCTCTCAAGATGACTCTGAAGGACGACAAGGGCGATCTGTTAACTTGCATcaagtttaattttaaaatcgtTTTCGGATCTCTCGTGTCTGACGTGTGA